From a single Nicotiana tabacum cultivar K326 chromosome 8, ASM71507v2, whole genome shotgun sequence genomic region:
- the LOC107815014 gene encoding monooxygenase 2-like — protein sequence MALSSSNLLLVKSQNSLYSSSNPTIYFKRSTSSVPQQPWLPAETRVRVRPISLSIINARTDDRKEDIVIIGAGIAGLATAVSLQRLGIRTLVLEQAESLRTGGTSLTLFKNGWKALDAIGVGNDLRTQFLEIQGMVVKSEDGRELRSFRFKDEDESQEVRAVERRVLLETLASKLPPDAISFSSKLANIERSENGETMLELEDGIRISAKILIACDGVRSPVAKWMGFPEPNYVGHCAFRGLAYFPQGQPFEPKVNYIYGRGVRAGYVPVSETKVYWFICYNSSSPGPKVTDPSILRQQAEQLVRNWPTDLINLIKLTPDNTIIRSSLVDRWLWPSISPPASTGSIVLVGDAWHPMTPNLGQGGCCALEDSIVLTKKLTEAIKYKRISVEDALKAYETERWPRIFPLTLRAYLVGALLQWDNPVICSLRDNIIVPKLVRLGPILEHTNFEFEPL from the exons ATGGCTTTATCCTCTTCCAATCTATTACTTGTGAAGTCGCAAAACTCTCTTTATTCTTCTTCTAACCCaacaatttatttcaaacgaAGTACTTCTTCAGTACCCCAACAACCATGGTTACCAGCTGAAACTAGAGTTAGAGTCAGGCCTATTTCTTTATCCATTATAAATGCTCGAACTGATGATAGAAAAGAAGATATTGTTATTATCGGGGCTGGAATTGCTGGCCTTGCTACTGCTGTTTCACTTCAGAG GCTGGGTATTAGAACATTGGTGCTTGAGCAGGCTGAGTCGCTGAGAACTGGAGGAACGTCACTAACACTTTTTAAAAATGGATGGAAGGCACTGGATGCTATTGGAGTTGGCAATGATCTCAGGACTCAGTTTCTTGAAATTCAAGG GATGGTGGTAAAATCAGAAGATGGAAGAGAGTTGCGCTCCTTCAGATTCAAAGATGAGGATGAAAG TCAAGAAGTCCGAGCTGTGGAGAGGAGAGTCCTACTGGAAACACTTGCCAGTAAGCTGCCACCAGATGCTATCTCTTTTTCCTCAAAGCTGGCAAAcattgaaagaagtgaaaatggTGAAACAATGCTGGAACTTGAAGATGGAATTCGCATATCTGCCAAG ATATTAATCGCTTGTGATGGGGTTCGGTCGCCAGTGGCCAAGTGGATGGGATTTCCAGAGCCTAACTATGTAGGACATTGTGCATTTCGAGGCCTAGCATATTTCCCTCAAGGACAACCATTTGAACCAAAAGTAAACTACATCTATGGAAGAGGAGTGCGCGCTGGATATGTTCCTGTCTCTGAAACCAAGGTCTATTGGTTTATCTGCTACAATAGCTCGTCACCAG GTCCAAAGGTAACAGATCCATCCATCTTGAGACAGCAGGCTGAACAACTCGTTAGAAATTGGCCAACAGACCTAATAAACCTCATTAAACTTACACCAGATAACACAATCATAAGAAGTAGCCTAGTAGATAGATGGCTTTGGCCCTCAATAAGCCCACCAGCCTCTACTGGAAGTATAGTGCTGGTTGGTGATGCATGGCACCCAATGACACCAAACCTTGGTCAAGGTGGTTGTTGTGCACTCGAAGATTCAATAGTTTTGACCAAAAAACTTACAGAAGCAATCAAGTATAAACGTATTTCTGTCGAAGATGCACTCAAAGCATATGAAACTGAAAGATGGCCTCGTATATTTCCATTAACGCTACGTGCATATCTTGTGGGTGCACTATTGCAGTGGGATAATCCAGTGATTTGTTCCCTTAGGGATAATATCATTGTACCTAAGCTGGTTAGACTTGGTCCAATTCTGGAGCATACAAATTTTGAATTTGAGCCTCTATAA
- the LOC107815016 gene encoding RGG repeats nuclear RNA binding protein A-like isoform X2 — protein MATLNPFDLLDDDAEDPSLLIAAEQQKQVPPPASVPKKGPAQQSKPAAKPLPPSEAVREARNDGQRGGGRGGPRGGFGGRGRGRGFSQYPADGENTFGSSNGFSGGYKASEDGESGKHSERRVGYGGPRGEFRGGRRGGFSNGDAADGERPRRAFERRSGTGRGEKEEPVNEGEKIVVTEKQAVQADAEDASKDSPAAEPQEKEPEEKEMTLEEYEKLLEEKRKALLALKPEERKVNLDKELESMQLLSNKKSDDEVFIKLGSEKDKRKEAVEKAKKTKSINEFLKPADGESYYGRGGRGRGGRDRGRDGFVGNNSVSAPSIEDVRQFPSLGAK, from the exons ATGGCAACTTTGAACCCATTTGACCTTCTCGATGACGATGCTGAGGACCCAAGCTTGTTAATTGCTGCTGAGCAGCAAAAACAGGTTCCTCCTCCTGCTTCTGTTCCAAAGAAGGGACCTGCTCAACAATCTAAGCCTGCTGCTAAGCCCCTCCCTCCATCCGAGGCTG TGAGGGAAGCCAGGAATGATGGCCAGCGTGGAGGAGGCCGTGGGGGTCCACGCGGAGGATTTGGTGGCCGCGGTCGTGGCCGTGGGTTTAGCCAATATCCTGCTGATGGTGAGAATACTTTTGGCAGCAGTAATGGGTTCTCTGGAGGGTACAAAGCTTCAGAAGATGGAGAGTCAGGGAAGCACTCCGAAAGGAGAGTTGGATATGGAGGACCTCGTGGGGAGTTCCGCGGTGGCCGCCGTGGTGGTTTCAGCAACGGTGACGCTGCAGATGGTGAACGCCCCAGGAGAGCGTTTGAGCGACGAAGTGGAACTGGACGTGG GGAGAAAGAAGAGCCTGTTAATGAGGGAGAGAAGATTGTTGTTACCGAGAAACAAGCAGTGCAGGCAGATGCTGAAGACGCAAGCAAGGACTCTCCTGCAGCTGAGCCACAGGAGAAGGAACCTGAGGAGAAG GAAATGACCCTAGAAGAGTATGAGAAGTTATTGGAAGAGAAGAGGAAAGCTTTGTTGGCTCTAAAGCCTGAGGAAAGAAAGGTCAATTTGGACAAAGAGCTTGAGTCCATGCAACTTCTGTCAAACAAGAAAAGTGATGATGAGGTTTTCATTAAATTG GGTTCTGAGAAAGACAAGCGTAAGGAGGCAGTGGAAAAGGCCAAGAAG ACAAAAAGCATTAACGAGTTTCTGAAGCCTGCTGATGGAGAAAGTTACTATGGCCGAGGTGGCCGTGGAAGGGGGGGACGTGATCGTGGGAGAGATGGTTTTGTTGGTAACAACAGTGTTTCAGCACCATCCATTGAAGATGTTCGCCAGTTCCCTTCTTTGGGTGCAAAGTAA
- the LOC107815016 gene encoding RGG repeats nuclear RNA binding protein A-like isoform X1, with protein sequence MATLNPFDLLDDDAEDPSLLIAAEQQKQVPPPASVPKKGPAQQSKPAAKPLPPSEAVREARNDGQRGGGRGGPRGGFGGRGRGRGFSQYPADGENTFGSSNGFSGGYKASEDGESGKHSERRVGYGGPRGEFRGGRRGGFSNGDAADGERPRRAFERRSGTGRGNEFKREGAGRGNWGTPADELAPEKEEPVNEGEKIVVTEKQAVQADAEDASKDSPAAEPQEKEPEEKEMTLEEYEKLLEEKRKALLALKPEERKVNLDKELESMQLLSNKKSDDEVFIKLGSEKDKRKEAVEKAKKTKSINEFLKPADGESYYGRGGRGRGGRDRGRDGFVGNNSVSAPSIEDVRQFPSLGAK encoded by the exons ATGGCAACTTTGAACCCATTTGACCTTCTCGATGACGATGCTGAGGACCCAAGCTTGTTAATTGCTGCTGAGCAGCAAAAACAGGTTCCTCCTCCTGCTTCTGTTCCAAAGAAGGGACCTGCTCAACAATCTAAGCCTGCTGCTAAGCCCCTCCCTCCATCCGAGGCTG TGAGGGAAGCCAGGAATGATGGCCAGCGTGGAGGAGGCCGTGGGGGTCCACGCGGAGGATTTGGTGGCCGCGGTCGTGGCCGTGGGTTTAGCCAATATCCTGCTGATGGTGAGAATACTTTTGGCAGCAGTAATGGGTTCTCTGGAGGGTACAAAGCTTCAGAAGATGGAGAGTCAGGGAAGCACTCCGAAAGGAGAGTTGGATATGGAGGACCTCGTGGGGAGTTCCGCGGTGGCCGCCGTGGTGGTTTCAGCAACGGTGACGCTGCAGATGGTGAACGCCCCAGGAGAGCGTTTGAGCGACGAAGTGGAACTGGACGTGG GAATGAATTTAAACGAGAGGGTGCTGGTCGTGGGAATTGGGGAACTCCCGCTGATGAGCTTGCACC GGAGAAAGAAGAGCCTGTTAATGAGGGAGAGAAGATTGTTGTTACCGAGAAACAAGCAGTGCAGGCAGATGCTGAAGACGCAAGCAAGGACTCTCCTGCAGCTGAGCCACAGGAGAAGGAACCTGAGGAGAAG GAAATGACCCTAGAAGAGTATGAGAAGTTATTGGAAGAGAAGAGGAAAGCTTTGTTGGCTCTAAAGCCTGAGGAAAGAAAGGTCAATTTGGACAAAGAGCTTGAGTCCATGCAACTTCTGTCAAACAAGAAAAGTGATGATGAGGTTTTCATTAAATTG GGTTCTGAGAAAGACAAGCGTAAGGAGGCAGTGGAAAAGGCCAAGAAG ACAAAAAGCATTAACGAGTTTCTGAAGCCTGCTGATGGAGAAAGTTACTATGGCCGAGGTGGCCGTGGAAGGGGGGGACGTGATCGTGGGAGAGATGGTTTTGTTGGTAACAACAGTGTTTCAGCACCATCCATTGAAGATGTTCGCCAGTTCCCTTCTTTGGGTGCAAAGTAA
- the LOC107815015 gene encoding GTP-binding protein YPTM2, which yields MNPEYDYLFKLLLIGDSGVGKSCLLLRFADDSYLESYISTIGVDFKIRTVEQDGKTIKLQIWDTAGQERFRTITSSYYRGAHGIIVVYDVTDQESFNNVKQWLSEIDRYASDNVNKLLVGNKCDLTAQKVVATETAQTFADEIGIPFMETSAKSATNVEQAFMAMAASIKDRMATQPAANNARPPTVQIRGQPVNQKSGCCST from the exons ATGAATCCAGAAta CGATTATCTTTTCAAGCTTTTGCTTATTGGAGACTCTGGTGTTGGCAAATCATGTCTCCTTCTTAGATTTGCT GATGATTCATATCTTGAAAGTTACATTAGCACCATTGGCGTGGACTTT AAAATACGCACAGTGGAACAGGATGGGAAAACCATAAAACTTCAAATT TGGGACACCGCTGGTCAAGAACGTTTTAGGACAATCACCAGCAGTTACTATCGTGGGGCTCATGGCATAATT GTGGTTTATGATGTGACTGATCAAGAGAGCTTTAATAATGTCAAGCAATGGTTGAGTGAAATTGATCGATATGCGAGTGATAATGTAAACAAGCTTCTTGTGGGAAACAAGTGTGACCTCACAGCGCAAAAGGTAGTTGCCACTGAAACAGCTCAG ACTTTCGCTGATGAAATTGGTATTCCTTTTATGGAAACAAGTGCAAAAAGTGCGACCAATGTGGAGCAGGCTTTCATGGCCATGGCTGCTTCAATCAAGGACAG GATGGCCACCCAACCCGCAGCGAACAATGCTCGGCCTCCAACTGTGCAGATCCGTGGACAACCTGTCAACCAAAAGAGCGGTTGCTGCTCAACTTGA